A window of the Lactuca sativa cultivar Salinas chromosome 7, Lsat_Salinas_v11, whole genome shotgun sequence genome harbors these coding sequences:
- the LOC111883758 gene encoding uncharacterized protein LOC111883758: MLEAIYSFNNEMKELFRTVPKHASYTSPTIQKEILNHISNRVKRMICDEIDGGKFCLLVDEAHDESNREQMSIVLRFVNKDGVIMERFLGLVHVRDNTSQTLKNRIYFLFTHKNLDFKSIRGQGYDGASNMRGHFKGLQALISKDCPSAYYVYCFAHQLQLALMAASQGVIALQKFFTQLSFVINVVGASSKCSDQLRDAQAEQMTYFKSIGELETGRCLNQIGTLQRAVDTRSGSYLKLVSTLIKMFSSICEVLLKIIKDGTGSIRGDADSAYETITTFGFIFVLHLEKEIMEITDLLCQALQKQSQDILNALRIVASTKLLLKKMKDER, translated from the coding sequence ATGTTGGAGGCAATCTATTCTTTTAACAATGAGATGAAAGAATTGTTTCGCACTGTGCCTAAACATGCATCATATACATCACCAACAATTCAAAAGGAGATTTTAAACCATATCTCTAATAGGGTGAAACGGATGATTTGCGATGAGATTGATGGTGGAAAATTTTGTTTACTTGTTGATGAAGCACATGACGAGTCCAACAGAGAACAAATGTCTATTGTTTTGAGATTCGTAAATAAAGATGGCGTTATTATGGAGCGTTTCCTTGGACTTGTTCATGTTCGTGACAATACATCACAAACTCTGAAGAATAGAATATATTTCCTATTTACACATAAGAATCTTGATTTTAAGTCGATTCGTGGCCAAGGGTATGATGGTGCAAGCAATATGCGAGGTCATTTCAAAGGGTTGCAAGCATTGATTTCGAAGGATTGTCCGTCTGCATATTATGTTTATTGTTTTGCTCATCAATTGCAATTAGCATTAATGGCTGCTTCACAAGGAGTTATTGCATTGCAAAAGTTTTTTACTCAGTTATCTTTTGTTATCAATGTCGTTGGTGCTTCTTCCAAGTGTTCCGACCAACTAAGAGATGCACAAGCAGAGCAAATGACATATTTTAAATCTATTGGTGAGTTGGAGACTGGTAGATGCCTCAATCAAATTGGTACATTACAACGGGCTGTAGATACCAGATCGGGTTCTTACTTGAAATTAGTTTCAACCTTAATCAAAATGTTTAGTTCAATTTGTGAGGTTTTACTTAAAATTATTAAGGATGGCACTGGTTCGATCAGAGGAGATGCAGATTCAGCATATGAGACTATTACAACATTTGGATTCATTTTTGTTCTACATCTCGAGAAAGAAATAATGGAGATCACAGATTTGCTTTGCCAAGCTTTACAAAAACAATCTCAAGATATATTGAATGCATTGAGGATTGTTGCATCCACAAAATTGTTATTGAAAAAAATGAAAGATGAAAGATAG